The Muntiacus reevesi chromosome 7, mMunRee1.1, whole genome shotgun sequence genome includes a region encoding these proteins:
- the TIMM9 gene encoding mitochondrial import inner membrane translocase subunit Tim9 yields MAAQIPESDQIKQFKEFLGTYNKLTETCFLDCVKDFTTREVKPEETTCSEHCLQKYLKMTQRISMRFQEYHIQQNEALAAKAGLLGQPR; encoded by the exons ATGGCTGCACAAATACCAGAATCTGATCAGATAAAACAG TTTAAGGAATTTCTTGGAACCTACAATAAACTTACAGAAACCTGCTTTTTGGACTGTGTTAAAgacttcacaacaagagaagtaaaACCAGAAGAG ACTACCTGTTCAGAACATTGCTTACAGAAGTACTTAAAAATGACTCAACGAATATCTATGAGATTTCAGGAATATCATATTCAGCAGAATGAAGCCCTGGCTGCCAAAGCAGGACTCCTTGGCCAGCCACGATAG
- the TOMM20L gene encoding TOMM20-like protein 1 → MPCVRTVLGLLAACGAIAFLGYCIYFDRSRRADPAFKRRLREKRRAQQRKAEGRGAQLWDPAKNEKLQEFFLQEVRMGELWLSRGEHRMGVEHLSNALLVCGQPQELLKVFKHTLPPKVFEMLLHKIPLICQQFEADMNEQEYLEDDRD, encoded by the exons ATGCCCTGCGTCCGCACGGTCCTCGGCCTCCTGGCGGCCTGTGGCGCCATCGCCTTCCTCGGCTACTGCATCTACTTCGACCGGAGCCGGCGTGCCGACCCCGCGTTCAAGCGCCGCCTACGGGAAA AAAGAAGAGCCCAGCAGCGAAAGGCTGAGGGACGGGGCGCCCAG TTGTGGGATccagcaaaaaatgaaaaattacaagaATTTTTTCTGCAAGAGGTACGAATGGGAGAACTTTGGTTATCCAGAG GAGAGCATCGAATGGGGGTTGAACATCTCAGCAATGCCCTTTTGGTGTGTGGGCAACCACAGGAACTTCTGAAAGTTTTCAAACACACACTTCCTCCCAAGGTATTTGAGATGCTATTGCACAAAATTCCCCTTATTTGCCAG CAATTTGAGGCAGACATGAATGAACAGGAATACTTGGAGGATGATCGTGATTGA